The Nostoc sp. 'Peltigera membranacea cyanobiont' N6 genome contains the following window.
CATCAATCTGAATTGGAGCCTTGGCTCACTAGTAAGAGTGCTGAATCTCAAAAATTGCCAGAGCAAGAGCTAGTCACATCTGAGTTATAGCAATCCTATCTAGTAGTCCTTAATTTTCTCGGCACTAAAGTGCTTACTACAAACTGTTCTACTAGATTGTATTTAAAAGTAGCCGCAAAACGTTTACTTTTAAGATTTCTCTAAAAGAGTCGCTTGCTTCTGCTCAAAAAGAAGCCAACAGAGAACACAAAGGAAAGAAGTAACTCAAAATTCCTGAAGTTTCCGACGAAATTTTTCAAATTCATCAAATTTTCTAGTTAGCGAAAAGGAAAATGCAATGAACAACACTCAGTGCCAAACCTATGATTATGATGTAGTAATTATGGGTGCTGGATTGGCGGGAGTATGTCAAGCTCGCCACCTACTACTTAATGTTCCTAATATCAAAATTGCTTTGGTCGATCCTCGTCCTGAAGAACGGACAGAAAAGGATTTGAAAGTGGGTGAGTCAGCGGTTGAAATCTCTACCCTGATGATCTGCAAGGAGTTGGGTCTTTATGACTACATGGTTGAGCATCATCCGCCAAAATTTGGTTTAAACTTTCATTGGCCTAAACATCCAGAAAGTACAGAAAACATTAATGACTATCATCATCTCTGGGCTATTCGGCAACCACCATTGGCTTCTGTTCTGATTCACCGCCCCAAATTTGAGCGGGATGTGCTGAGGATGAATCAGCAGATGGGTGCTGTCTTTTATCAAGGTCGTGTTGTTGATGTTGACCTAACGTCTGGGGATGGCCTGAACGTGGTGAAAGTCAAACTCGATCGGGAGTATATCGAACTTAAAGCCAAACATGTTATTGATGCGGCAGGACGCAAGTTTATCATCGGTCGCAAGACAGATAATGTGTTATTTGGCCCTGAAAACGTCCGTGGTGTTAACAATGGTTCAGCATGGATGCGCGTTAAAAATGTCGATCGCACTATCTTTCACAGTGGTTACGATCCTTTAGTTTCAACTTGTAGCCACTACTATGCTACTAATCACTGGATGGGACACGGACATTGGGTTTGGATGATTCCTACAGATACGCAAAATATGGAGTTGTCAATCGGATTAGTCCACCATCACGACTATATTCAGGCCCAGACTGTCAACACTAAAGAAAAGTTTTATGCTTTTCTAGAAGCAAACCATAACATCATGTATCGACTGCTCAAGAGCGGAGAGGAAATTGATTTCCATTACTGGCCCAAGCTAGCGCACAAGAGCAAGACCATACTCTCAAAAGATAACTGGTATGTAATTGGTGATGCAGCAGCTATCTTCGATCCCTTCTACTCGATGGGAATGACGATGATGTCCTTTGAAATAGACACCATTACAGAAGTGATTCGTGCCAAGTTAGCAGGTGAGCCAGATGCAGAGAAGAAGCGGGCGGTTTACAACGGCTTTAATTTAGGGATGATCGATCGCAACAATCTTCTTGTCAGCCATCATCCTAAGCATCTTGGTAACGCTAGCATCATGAGTCATCGCATGTTCATAGAAAACATGTGGTGGTTTGGGATGATGATTCCTTTGTATGTCGGTAAGTGGCATTTAGATTTGAAATTCCTGGCAAAAATTAAGCAACCAGGTCGTGTATATATTACCGAAATATTAACTGCTGTCTATCAACAGTTAACAGAGTTGGCAGAGAAGAACGCCAACATCGGGTTTATGTACACCCATCGAGCAGATGAATTGCCTTTTAATTACATAATGAGCCGGGATTTTGACGAATACATCCACCTCACCAAGTACGAACCCCAACGAACTAATGTTTTTGTATCAATGCAATACACTCACTTTTTCGTTGCTATTTGGTACCTCAAGTTCCTGTGGAAGGGTTTTGGACTAAAAGGTTTGTTAGCACCACAAAATCTTAAGCACATTTTCGCTTTGCTAAAAGCATCTGCTCTAGCTGGTTGGGATAACTGGATTTTCAAATTGAAAACCAAAGGTGTACCAGACAACAGTATCACTGCAAAAGCTAGAGAAGATTTCAAGAGTTACCAACACCAACCCGACTTGCAGCCCTGGATTAGTTTGGCTAATGAAAAGACGTTACCAAATGGGACTCATGAATTCCCAAGCTTAAAGGACAAAAATACACTAAAGGTTCCAGAATTAGTCACGTTGACAGAGGAAATAAAGTCTTAATTTTAGCTGGAGAATAACAACAAATATGAAAATGGCAGTTGAATTTTAAGACTTGTATATTTAGCTACTGCCATTCTTTCTTTCAATTACTGCATAACTACTGTTTAACACCTAAAAAGCCATGCTAACTCAAGTAGATTATAATGAAATTGAATATCAGCAACAGTTTTTTCAGACTGGTAAAACCAAAAATCTTGATTTTCGGATTCAACAACTGAAAATTCTTCAACAGGCAATTGAGAATAATAAAGATAATATTGTTCAAGCTTTAAAAGCTGATTTGCATAAATCAGGCTTTGAAGCTTATTTTGAAATAATTGGAGTTTTAGAAGAAATTAAATATGCTCTCAACAATATTAGAGCATGGACAAAACCACAGAAAGCTGCTACTCCCTTTTATCAGTTTCTTTCTTCTGCCCAAGTTCGTTCTGAACCTCTTGGTGTGATTCTGATTATTGGCCCTTGGAATTACCCATTTAATTTAATTTTTGCGCCATTGGTGGGTGCGATCGCTGCTGGGAATTGTGCGATCTTAAAACCATCAGAAATAGCTCCTTATACTTCTGAAGTCATAGAAAAAATAGTTCGCGAAAATTTCGATCCATCTTTTATTGAAGTGATTGAAGGCGGTATTGAAACCAGTCAAGAACTATTGGCACAAAAGTTTGATCGGATCTTTTTTACTGGTGGCACTGAAGTTGGTAAACTTGTAATGGCAGCCGCCGCTAAAAATCTAACTCCAGTTACCCTTGAGCTAGGTGGAAAAAGTCCTTGTATTGTTGATGAAAATATTCATCTTGAACATACAGCTAAAAGAATTGTTTGGGGTAAATTCTTTAATGCAGGTCAAACTTGTACCGCACCTGATTATCTGTTAGTAAATTGCAAAATCAAACAAGATTTATTGACTAACATTAAAAAACAAATACAAATTTTTTACGGCGACGAACCTTCAGTAAGTAAAAGCTATGCTAGAGTCATAAATCAAAAACATTTCCGCCGTCTTTTGCAATTATTAGAAAGTGGTAATATTTTAGTGGGAGGAGAAACCAATTTAGAGAATCTTTATATTGCTCCTACTATTATCGATCGAGTCTCTTGGCAAGACAAGATCATGCAAGAGGAAATTTTTGGGCCGATTCTTCCTGTTCTAGAATATACAGATTTATCAGAAGCGATCGCTCTTGTAAATCGACAACAAAAACCCCTTGCTTTATACTTCTTTTCTAGTAATAAAAAAAATCAAGAGCGGATTTTGCAAGAAACTGTCTCTGGTGGAGTCTGCATTAACGATACCGTTATGCATTTGACTGTTCCTTCTTTACCTTTTGGTGGAGTTGGTACTAGTGGAATGGGTCGTTATCATGGTAAAGCTGGCTTTGACAACTTTTCTTATCAAAGAGGCATATTAAATAAATCTTTTCTGATTGATTTGAAATGGAGATATCCTCCCTATCCAGAGAAAAAGAAACACTAAGTATTGAAGAAGAATTCAGGAGTCAGAATCAATCAGTGAGGGATTCAGACCCGCCACTTTTTTGTTGACCACTAAATCGAAGATTTAGTAGGGGTGCAAAAACGCCGTTTATTCATCCGCCAGTCGCACAGAATTCAATTCTTAATTCTGGCTCCTGACTCCTGAATTCTGTTTTTATAATATTCTCAACCAACTGATTCTGAATTTATAATCTACTAATCAAGTAGTCTTGACTATGATCGTCGCAAAAGAAATTAGTCCCTATCTTACAGGTAACTTTTCTCCAATACAAACAGAAATCACAGCCAATGACCTGCCGATAATTGGAGAATTACCAACTGATTTATCAGGAATATTTGTCCGCAACGGCCCTAATCCCCAATTTTCTCCCAAAGGTGATTACAAGTGGATTGATGGAGATGGGATGTTGCACGGGGTGGAGATTAATAATGGTAAAGCCACTTACCGCAACCGCTATGTCCAGACACGGGGATTTAAACTGGAACAGAAAGTAGGTCGAGCCGTCTGGACAAGTCTGATGGAATCGCCACAACTTCACAACCCTCCCAATAATCTTTTCAGTCCGTTCAAGAACACTGCTAACACTGGCATAGTGTGGCACGCAGGCCAACTATTGGCACTTTGGGAAGGAGCCGAACCATACGAAATTACGATACCTGACTTGACAACAATCGGGCCATTCACTTATGGAAATCAACTTAATTCTCCCTTCACCGCTCACCCCAAAGTTGATTTTGTAACTGGGGAAATGATGTTTTTTGGATATTCTCTACTAGAGCCACCTTATTTAAAGTACAGCGTGGTTTCATCTGAAGGAGAGTTACTAAGAACAGTTCCGATTGATTTGCCTACAGGGGTGATGATGCATGACTTTGCCATCACTGCAAATTACACAATATTCATGGATTTGCCCCTGACATTTAGCTTAAAAAGGCTACAACGCAGAGAACCAGCTTATATGTTTGAACCAAATCTGCCCAGCCGTTTTGGTATTATTTCCCGTCATAGCGATGGCAGAAATATCCGCTGGTTTGAAGTTTCTACCTGTTATGTTTTACATATTCTCAACGCCTATGAAACAGAAGAGGAAGTCGTCATCATTGCTTGTCGCACAGATGATGCTCAACTGCTGAACATACCGACAAAAACAAACTTACGTCACAATCAAATTAATAAACCGCAGTTATATGGCTGGCGATTCAATCTCCGCACAGGTGCAGTCCAAGAAGGAATAATTGATGATTTAGCTTCAGAATTTCCTAGTTTAAATCAGCAATTTGTAGGAAGACGGAATCGATACGGCTATACAGCCAGAATGGTGCCGGAACTGCTACCTGTATTTACTTTAGATGCACTCATTAAGTATGACTTTGCCAATGGTTATTCTCAAGTGCATGAATGGGGGATTGGTCGCTATGGAGGAGAGGCAATATTTGTCCCCCGTTCCAACGCGACTCAAGAGGATGATGGTTGGTTGTTAACTTTCGTCTACGACACAGCTACAAAAACCTCAGAGCTAGTAGTGGTGAATGCCCAAGACATCACAGATCAACCTGTAGCCCGCATTCTTTTACCCCAGCGAGTTCCTTACGGTTTCCACGGAACTTGGATTCCAGAAAAATCAATGCATCCAGCTTTTTAAATCAGGAGAAAGATGATGATTCAAGACGCTTGGCAATCAAGTTTGAATAAAGCGACACTACCGACAGATTTGATCGCTACTTGGGCTGAACGCGATGTGCAAGAAAGTGATGGTGGTATACAGAAACGATTAGAACAGGTTGGTCGTTCGTTAATGAAAGGATACCATACAGCTGTTACTGATGAATTAGAAGCGATCGCCCCCAAGTTAAATGAAATCGATGAGGAGTTGCGGGGATTTGCTTACGAAGGTGTCGGTATGGGACTAGCACAACGCGATTTTCTGACACCCAGTAGCCAAAATCGGATAGCCACATTTGTTGCAGGTGATGGTGCAGCTTATGCAAACATGGTTTATGTGGGTTTGGGTTTGATGTTAGCTAGAGTTGGGCGACCTATCGAACCGCATTTGCAAAGACTCGATAACGCTAAGGGTTGGTTATTAGTCGATGGCTACGGCTACTATCAAGGTATGTTCTACTGGCGAGACTCACTCAATCATCAGGTAATCTCGCAACCAATTTCTGGTTATACCCGCAGTGTCTTTGACCAAGGTTTAGGTCGCAGTATTTGGTTTGTCGATGGTGGCGATGTCAATCGCATCGCACGCACCATTGATGCCTTTTCACTCGATAGGCGAGAAGACTTGTGGGGTGGTGTAGGTTATGCCTGTGCTTACGCTGGTGGT
Protein-coding sequences here:
- a CDS encoding carotenoid oxygenase family protein, with protein sequence MVAKEISPYLTGNFSPIQTEITANDLPIIGELPTDLSGIFVRNGPNPQFSPKGDYKWIDGDGMLHGVEINNGKATYRNRYVQTRGFKLEQKVGRAVWTSLMESPQLHNPPNNLFSPFKNTANTGIVWHAGQLLALWEGAEPYEITIPDLTTIGPFTYGNQLNSPFTAHPKVDFVTGEMMFFGYSLLEPPYLKYSVVSSEGELLRTVPIDLPTGVMMHDFAITANYTIFMDLPLTFSLKRLQRREPAYMFEPNLPSRFGIISRHSDGRNIRWFEVSTCYVLHILNAYETEEEVVIIACRTDDAQLLNIPTKTNLRHNQINKPQLYGWRFNLRTGAVQEGIIDDLASEFPSLNQQFVGRRNRYGYTARMVPELLPVFTLDALIKYDFANGYSQVHEWGIGRYGGEAIFVPRSNATQEDDGWLLTFVYDTATKTSELVVVNAQDITDQPVARILLPQRVPYGFHGTWIPEKSMHPAF
- a CDS encoding NAD(P)/FAD-dependent oxidoreductase, whose protein sequence is MNNTQCQTYDYDVVIMGAGLAGVCQARHLLLNVPNIKIALVDPRPEERTEKDLKVGESAVEISTLMICKELGLYDYMVEHHPPKFGLNFHWPKHPESTENINDYHHLWAIRQPPLASVLIHRPKFERDVLRMNQQMGAVFYQGRVVDVDLTSGDGLNVVKVKLDREYIELKAKHVIDAAGRKFIIGRKTDNVLFGPENVRGVNNGSAWMRVKNVDRTIFHSGYDPLVSTCSHYYATNHWMGHGHWVWMIPTDTQNMELSIGLVHHHDYIQAQTVNTKEKFYAFLEANHNIMYRLLKSGEEIDFHYWPKLAHKSKTILSKDNWYVIGDAAAIFDPFYSMGMTMMSFEIDTITEVIRAKLAGEPDAEKKRAVYNGFNLGMIDRNNLLVSHHPKHLGNASIMSHRMFIENMWWFGMMIPLYVGKWHLDLKFLAKIKQPGRVYITEILTAVYQQLTELAEKNANIGFMYTHRADELPFNYIMSRDFDEYIHLTKYEPQRTNVFVSMQYTHFFVAIWYLKFLWKGFGLKGLLAPQNLKHIFALLKASALAGWDNWIFKLKTKGVPDNSITAKAREDFKSYQHQPDLQPWISLANEKTLPNGTHEFPSLKDKNTLKVPELVTLTEEIKS
- a CDS encoding aldehyde dehydrogenase, with the protein product MLTQVDYNEIEYQQQFFQTGKTKNLDFRIQQLKILQQAIENNKDNIVQALKADLHKSGFEAYFEIIGVLEEIKYALNNIRAWTKPQKAATPFYQFLSSAQVRSEPLGVILIIGPWNYPFNLIFAPLVGAIAAGNCAILKPSEIAPYTSEVIEKIVRENFDPSFIEVIEGGIETSQELLAQKFDRIFFTGGTEVGKLVMAAAAKNLTPVTLELGGKSPCIVDENIHLEHTAKRIVWGKFFNAGQTCTAPDYLLVNCKIKQDLLTNIKKQIQIFYGDEPSVSKSYARVINQKHFRRLLQLLESGNILVGGETNLENLYIAPTIIDRVSWQDKIMQEEIFGPILPVLEYTDLSEAIALVNRQQKPLALYFFSSNKKNQERILQETVSGGVCINDTVMHLTVPSLPFGGVGTSGMGRYHGKAGFDNFSYQRGILNKSFLIDLKWRYPPYPEKKKH
- a CDS encoding DUF1702 family protein, encoding MMIQDAWQSSLNKATLPTDLIATWAERDVQESDGGIQKRLEQVGRSLMKGYHTAVTDELEAIAPKLNEIDEELRGFAYEGVGMGLAQRDFLTPSSQNRIATFVAGDGAAYANMVYVGLGLMLARVGRPIEPHLQRLDNAKGWLLVDGYGYYQGMFYWRDSLNHQVISQPISGYTRSVFDQGLGRSIWFVDGGDVNRIARTIDAFSLDRREDLWGGVGYACAYAGGAKRTTIEALGNTAGAYRLHLAQGTAYAAKSRQCLGNQSVYTELACQVLWGVSADAVADSLATNGETPESRLWQHYRARIPHPVRATLAA